Part of the Undibacter mobilis genome is shown below.
CCAGGTGGCGCAGGTGATGTCGACGCCGGCTTCCTTCAGCGTCGGCACGGCGGGCACGGCGTCGAGACGCTTGTCGGCCGCGATGGCCAGCACCTTGGTGGACATCGCGCTGGGGCCAAAGGCTGGCGTGCCGAGTTCGATCTGGCCGCCCAGCAAATCCTGCACGATCGGCGTGCCACCGCGATAGTTGATGAAGTTGCCCTCGATGCCGAGCTTCTGCAGCAGCAGCACACCGCAATACTGGCCCATCGTGCCGATACCAGGCATGCCGATGTTGAGCTTGTTGCCATTGCGGGCCGCCCAGGTTTTGAGTTCGGCGATGGTCGAAACGCCCAGCTTCGGCGCGGCCAGAACGCCGTTCGGTGTCGCGCCGATCAGGATCACCGGTTCGAAATCCTTGTCCGGATCGAAGCCGATGGTCTTCTCGACGAGAGGGCGAAACACCATCGGGCCGATCGCGGTGACGACGAAGTGGTAACCGTCCGGCGGCGCCTTGGCCGTAGCAACCAGGCCGACGACACCGCCGCCGCCCTGCTTGGTCTCGACGACGAAGGTCTGGCCGAATGTCTCGGTCATTGCCTGGGCGATCGCACGGATGGCGAAGTCCATCATCCCGCCGCCGGCAAAGGTCTGCGTCAGCGTGACGGTGCGTGACGGCCACTCTTGCGCGACGCCGGGCTGCGGCAGCCAGACGATCGCGGCGGCGACTGCTGTCACCAGCCAGCGCAGAGCAGGTCCGACGCGCATGGGCTTGCTGGAGCTGGGCTTGCCGGACATCGGACTGCTGGAGATCAGGTTGCCGGACATCGATGTGTCTCCCCCACTTTGCGCCCCGTTGCGCAAAAAAAAACGACCGCGGCGCGCGAATACACGCCGCAGTGCATCTTCCCGCAGATCGCAACTAATAACAATCCGCCTTGCGCGGATTGCGGCGATGGCTGCGACGAGGACCGCTTTATCCGATCCCTCGCCTCAGTGGTCTTCGCCCATCTCGCCGATGTGGTGCTGCGAATAAAGCTGCACGCCGAGCTTGGCGACCAGATCGA
Proteins encoded:
- a CDS encoding Bug family tripartite tricarboxylate transporter substrate binding protein, encoding MSGNLISSSPMSGKPSSSKPMRVGPALRWLVTAVAAAIVWLPQPGVAQEWPSRTVTLTQTFAGGGMMDFAIRAIAQAMTETFGQTFVVETKQGGGGVVGLVATAKAPPDGYHFVVTAIGPMVFRPLVEKTIGFDPDKDFEPVILIGATPNGVLAAPKLGVSTIAELKTWAARNGNKLNIGMPGIGTMGQYCGVLLLQKLGIEGNFINYRGGTPIVQDLLGGQIELGTPAFGPSAMSTKVLAIAADKRLDAVPAVPTLKEAGVDITCATWNAIFAPRGTPKAIVVKLNAAIDAYLQKPETQKAFNDIGMTPWGGTPERVTAQMADDRKTWGDIVIRLEAANPK